The Panthera leo isolate Ple1 chromosome C2, P.leo_Ple1_pat1.1, whole genome shotgun sequence genome window below encodes:
- the LOC122198571 gene encoding keratin-associated protein 10-7-like isoform X2 — protein sequence MAASTLSACSSDLSYGSRVCLPGASDSCPDSPWQVDDCPESCCEPPCRAPAPCLTLLCGPSSPCQGDCCTPACCKPVCCTPVCCKPVCCTPACCKPVCCTPACCKPVCCTPVCCEDSPCTTSSCCQPSCCTSSPCQGDCCTPVCCKPVCCTPVCCKPVCCTPVCCEDSPCTTSSCCQPSCCTSSPCQGDCCTPVCCKPVCCTPVCCKPVCCTPVCCKPVCCTPVCCTPVCCKDSPCSAPSCCQPSPCCRPSCCVSLLCRPVCRPTCCTPVSACCAPASSCRSSCCRPASCVSLLCRPVCPRPACCGPASGQSCC from the exons ATGGCCGCGTCCACCCTGTCCGCCTGCTCCAGCGACCTGAGCTATGGCAGCCGCGTCTGCCTGCCCGGGGCCTCGGACTCCTGCCCCGACTCCCCCTGGCAGGTGGACGACTGCCCAGAGAGCTGCTGCGAGCCCCCGTGCCGCGCCCCGGCCCCCTGCCTGACCCTCCTGtgcggcccctcctccccctgccagggaGACTGCTGCACCCCTGCgtgctgcaagcccgtctgctgcacccctgtgtgctgtaagcccgtctgctgcacccctgcatgctgcaagcccgtctgctgcacccctgcgtgctgcaagcccgtctgctgcacccctgtctgcTGTGAAGACTCCCCCTGCACAACCTCTTCATGCTGCCAGCCGTCCTGctgcacctcctccccctgccagggagactgctgcacccctgtgtgctgcaagcccgtgtgctgcacccctgtgtgctgcaagcccgtctgctgcacccctgtctgcTGCGAGGACTCCCCCTGCACAACCTCTTCATGCTGCCAGCCGTCCTGctgcacctcctccccctgccagggagactgctgcacccctgtgtgctgcaagcccgtctgctgcacccctgtgtgctgcaagcccgtctgctgcacccctgtgtgctgtaagcccgtctgctgcacccctgtgtgctgcacCCCTGTCTGCTGCAAGGactccccctgctcagccccctcctgctgccagcccagcccctgctgcagaCCCTCCTGCTGTGTGTCCCTGCTCTGCCGCCCCGTGTGCAGGCCCACCTGCTGCACGCCTGTCT CCGCCTGCTgcgcccctgcctcctcctgccgGTCCAGCTGCTGCCGCCCTGCCTCCTGCGTATCCCTGCTCTGCCGCCCCGTGTGCCCCCGCCCTGCCTGCTGTGGCCCCGCCTCGGGCCAGTCCTGCTGCTGA
- the LOC122198571 gene encoding keratin-associated protein 10-8-like isoform X1, with translation MAASTLSACSSDLSYGSRVCLPGASDSCPDSPWQVDDCPESCCEPPCRAPAPCLTLLCGPSSPCQGDCCTPACCKPVCCTPVCCKPVCCTPACCKPVCCTPACCKPVCCTPVCCEDSPCTTSSCCQPSCCTSSPCQGDCCTPVCCKPVCCTPVCCKPVCCTPVCCEDSPCTTSSCCQPSCCTSSPCQGDCCTPVCCKPVCCTPVCCKPVCCTPVCCKPVCCTPVCCTPVCCKDSPCSAPSCCQPSPCCRPSCCVSLLCRPVCRPTCCTPVCCKLFSCTPVCCEDSPCTTSSCCQPSCCTSSPCQEDCCKPVCCTSVCCEDSPCTTSSCCQPSPCCRPSSCVSLLCRPVCRPACCAPASSCRSSCCRPASCVSLLCRPVCPRPACCGPASGQSCC, from the coding sequence ATGGCCGCGTCCACCCTGTCCGCCTGCTCCAGCGACCTGAGCTATGGCAGCCGCGTCTGCCTGCCCGGGGCCTCGGACTCCTGCCCCGACTCCCCCTGGCAGGTGGACGACTGCCCAGAGAGCTGCTGCGAGCCCCCGTGCCGCGCCCCGGCCCCCTGCCTGACCCTCCTGtgcggcccctcctccccctgccagggaGACTGCTGCACCCCTGCgtgctgcaagcccgtctgctgcacccctgtgtgctgtaagcccgtctgctgcacccctgcatgctgcaagcccgtctgctgcacccctgcgtgctgcaagcccgtctgctgcacccctgtctgcTGTGAAGACTCCCCCTGCACAACCTCTTCATGCTGCCAGCCGTCCTGctgcacctcctccccctgccagggagactgctgcacccctgtgtgctgcaagcccgtgtgctgcacccctgtgtgctgcaagcccgtctgctgcacccctgtctgcTGCGAGGACTCCCCCTGCACAACCTCTTCATGCTGCCAGCCGTCCTGctgcacctcctccccctgccagggagactgctgcacccctgtgtgctgcaagcccgtctgctgcacccctgtgtgctgcaagcccgtctgctgcacccctgtgtgctgtaagcccgtctgctgcacccctgtgtgctgcacCCCTGTCTGCTGCAAGGactccccctgctcagccccctcctgctgccagcccagcccctgctgcagaCCCTCCTGCTGTGTGTCCCTGCTCTGCCGCCCCGTGTGCAGGCCCACCTGCTGCACGCCTGTCTGCTGCAAGCTCTTCtcctgcacccctgtgtgctgcgAGGACTCCCCCTGCACAACCTCTTCATGTTGCCAGCCGTCCTGctgcacctcctccccctgccaggaagactgctgcaagcccgtctgctgcaccTCTGTCTGCTGCGAGGACTCCCCCTGCACAACCTCTTCATGCTGCCAGCCTAGCCCCTGCTGTAGACCCTCCTCCTGCGTGTCCCTGCTCTGCCGCCCCGTGTGCAGGCCCGCCTGCTgcgcccctgcctcctcctgccgGTCCAGCTGCTGCCGCCCTGCCTCCTGCGTATCCCTGCTCTGCCGCCCCGTGTGCCCCCGCCCTGCCTGCTGTGGCCCCGCCTCGGGCCAGTCCTGCTGCTGA